In Massilia violaceinigra, one DNA window encodes the following:
- a CDS encoding SDR family NAD(P)-dependent oxidoreductase, whose amino-acid sequence MSELAKKVAVVSGGSKGLGFSICKSLLADGYHVATFSRKSTPELDELLMRSEGRLYWEALDICDDGQLGGYLRRVKDKLGRVGYLVNSAGMAHEGLLTMMKSKDVARMIQVNLEGAINLAQACVKQMMVGRFGVILNVSSVVGVRGFKGVAAYSATKAALDGLTRSMAKELGPVGIRVNSVAPGFMETEMTSDLTEAQKARLVRQTPLARLGRVEDVASVVKFLLSDASGFVTGQTLVVDGGLTV is encoded by the coding sequence ATGTCGGAATTGGCAAAGAAAGTCGCCGTCGTCAGCGGCGGCAGCAAGGGTTTGGGTTTCAGCATCTGTAAGAGCCTGCTGGCGGACGGCTATCACGTCGCCACTTTCAGCCGCAAGAGCACGCCCGAACTGGACGAATTGCTCATGCGCAGCGAGGGCCGGCTGTACTGGGAAGCGCTCGATATCTGCGACGACGGCCAGCTGGGCGGCTATCTGCGCCGGGTGAAAGACAAGCTCGGCCGCGTCGGCTACCTCGTCAACAGCGCCGGCATGGCCCATGAAGGCTTGCTGACGATGATGAAGAGCAAGGACGTGGCGCGGATGATCCAGGTCAACCTGGAAGGCGCCATCAACCTGGCGCAAGCCTGCGTCAAGCAAATGATGGTCGGCCGGTTCGGCGTGATTTTGAACGTGTCCTCGGTGGTCGGCGTGCGCGGCTTCAAGGGCGTGGCGGCGTACAGCGCCACCAAGGCCGCCCTCGACGGCCTGACCCGCAGCATGGCCAAGGAGCTGGGGCCGGTCGGCATCCGCGTCAACTCGGTTGCGCCCGGTTTCATGGAAACGGAAATGACGTCCGACCTGACCGAGGCCCAAAAGGCCCGACTGGTGCGGCAAACGCCGCTGGCGCGCCTGGGGCGGGTCGAGGACGTGGCGTCCGTGGTCAAGTTTTTGCTTTCCGATGCATCAGGTTTCGTAACCGGTCAAACCCTCGTCGTCGACGGCGGCCTAACAGTCTGA
- a CDS encoding ANL family adenylate-forming protein has protein sequence MSWISERLEQFGQRLIAINESGEVTYADFLGKVAQWRAAVAQWDVVAGDRVGLVSHYHIDVVALLQALVEAGCIVIPLSEDDRSLFDERLVTVCATKLVTVPAAGEITPATTSCRDLSPGTLHGLLDPMVAAGRPGFVIFTSGSTGKGKAVLLDYERMTQKFRGKVRESFRTLLFLKLDHIGGLNTLFSVIFNGGTIVTCASRQAKEICACIDTYRVELLPTTPSFLTMLLMSGVQRQYDLSSLRVITYGTEAMPASTLASLHGALPGVVLKQTYGLSELGILATKSKDSASKWMKIGGDGFEVQVREGVLWIKSEQAMLGYLNAPSPFDADGWYNTGDRVEVDGDYVHILGRESEIINVAGEKVFPIEIESFLLTIDNVRDVLVRAKKSPVVGQMVWAEFLLDSAEDAAVFKKRVIEHCQRHLAPFKVPGFITIGNDDSLVGARFKKIRLDKPSAATTTHGA, from the coding sequence ATGAGCTGGATAAGCGAACGATTGGAACAGTTCGGTCAACGATTGATCGCCATCAACGAATCGGGGGAAGTTACCTATGCGGACTTCCTCGGCAAGGTGGCGCAGTGGCGCGCCGCCGTTGCGCAATGGGACGTGGTGGCGGGCGACCGGGTAGGGCTGGTCTCGCACTACCACATCGATGTGGTGGCGTTGCTGCAGGCGCTGGTGGAGGCCGGCTGCATCGTGATTCCCCTGTCGGAAGACGACCGCAGCCTGTTCGACGAGCGCCTGGTCACCGTGTGCGCCACCAAGCTGGTGACGGTGCCGGCTGCAGGCGAGATTACGCCGGCCACCACCAGTTGCCGCGACCTCTCGCCGGGGACGCTGCATGGCTTGCTCGACCCGATGGTGGCGGCTGGCCGGCCCGGCTTCGTCATCTTTACCTCGGGCAGCACGGGCAAGGGCAAGGCCGTGCTGCTCGACTACGAACGCATGACGCAAAAGTTTCGCGGCAAGGTGCGCGAATCGTTCCGTACCTTGCTGTTCCTCAAACTCGACCATATCGGCGGCCTGAACACCTTGTTTTCGGTCATCTTCAATGGCGGCACCATCGTCACCTGCGCATCGCGCCAGGCCAAGGAGATCTGCGCCTGCATCGACACCTATCGGGTCGAGCTGCTGCCGACCACGCCATCGTTCCTGACCATGCTGCTGATGTCGGGCGTGCAGCGGCAATACGATCTGTCTTCCTTGAGGGTGATTACCTACGGCACCGAGGCGATGCCGGCGTCCACCTTGGCCAGCCTGCACGGCGCGCTGCCTGGGGTGGTACTCAAGCAAACCTACGGCCTGTCCGAGCTCGGCATCCTGGCTACCAAATCGAAGGATTCGGCGTCGAAATGGATGAAGATCGGCGGCGATGGTTTCGAGGTGCAGGTGCGCGAGGGCGTGCTGTGGATCAAAAGCGAGCAAGCCATGCTGGGCTACCTGAATGCGCCCAGCCCCTTCGATGCTGACGGTTGGTACAACACCGGCGACCGGGTCGAGGTCGATGGCGACTACGTGCACATCCTGGGCCGCGAGTCGGAAATCATCAACGTCGCCGGCGAAAAAGTGTTCCCGATCGAGATAGAAAGTTTTCTCCTCACCATCGACAACGTCAGGGACGTGCTGGTGCGGGCAAAGAAAAGCCCGGTGGTGGGGCAAATGGTCTGGGCGGAGTTTTTGCTGGACAGCGCCGAGGATGCCGCGGTCTTCAAAAAGCGCGTCATCGAGCACTGCCAGCGCCATCTGGCGCCGTTCAAGGTGCCTGGCTTCATCACCATCGGCAATGACGACAGCCTGGTCGGCGCACGCTTCAAAAAGATTCGCCTCGATAAGCCATCAGCCGCAACAACCACACACGGAGCATGA
- a CDS encoding acyl carrier protein: MMSSEVKDVIDRVIRKIAEERSLSLPALKGDTEVVDELGFSSMMVAGLIANLEEEFGVDPFQDEDVMITDIRTIKHLCDVYVSCLARSR; the protein is encoded by the coding sequence ATGATGAGTAGCGAAGTGAAGGATGTGATCGACAGAGTCATCCGCAAGATTGCCGAGGAACGCAGCCTGAGCCTGCCAGCGCTGAAAGGCGACACCGAAGTCGTGGACGAGCTCGGGTTCTCTTCCATGATGGTGGCCGGTCTGATCGCCAATCTGGAAGAAGAGTTTGGTGTCGATCCGTTCCAGGACGAGGACGTGATGATCACCGACATCCGCACCATCAAACACCTTTGCGACGTGTATGTGAGCTGCCTCGCCCGCAGCCGCTGA